Within Microterricola gilva, the genomic segment TTCGACGACCGCCTCCGTGTGCCCGTGCTGCACGAGCTCGCGGTCAAGGCGCTGCGGATCTTCCCCTTCCTCGCCGGCGCGAGCATCATGCGCAGCTACGGCGGATTCCGGCCGTACACGCCAGACCACCTGCCCGTGATCGGAGCGGATCACCGCGTCGACGGGCTCTGGCACGCGAGCGGGCACGAGGGGGCGGGCATCGGGCTCTCCCTCGCGACGGCCGAGATCATCGCGGCCGACATGCTCCAGCGCACCCCGCCGATCGACCCGTCCCCCTTCCGCCTCGATCGCGCCAGCCTGGCCGCTCACCTCGCGGAGGTGGCCTGAGATGGCCGCCAGACTGCTTCCATTCGGCGATGACCGCGCCCGCCCGCACCAGCCAAGCCCGATCGAAATCACGGTCGACGGCGTCGTCGCCGCCGGCGTTGCCGGCCAGAGCATCGCCGGTGTGCTGCTGGCCTCCGGCCGCCTCGACTGGCGGCGCACATCCTCCGCCGGTGCCCCGCGCGGCCTGTTCTGCGGCATCGGGGTGTGCTTCGACTGCATCGTGACCGTCAACGGCGATCGCGATGTGCGCGCGTGCATGCGCCGTGCCGCCGACGGTGACGAGGTGCTGAGCCAGCACGACACTCTCCCGGAGGTGACAGCGTGACCAGTGTCCTCGTCATCGGAGCCGGCCCGGCCGGGCTCGCGGCTGCGACCGCCGCGCGCGCCAGGGGCGCCGCCGTCATCCTGCTCGACGCCGCCGACGCGCTCGGCGGGCAGTACTGGCGGCATCTGCCAGCCGAACGCCCCGCGGCCGACGAGCGCATCCTGCACCACGGCTGGTCGAGGTTCACGGCGCTCCGCGACGGGCTGGAGGCCGACGCCGGCTGCGAGATCATCACCGGCGCGCAGGTCTGGGCGATCGAGGCCGGGGCGGATGCCGCACCGACGGTGCACGCACTGATCGGTCCGTCCGACGGCGGGCGCAGGCGCGGACGCAGCTTCACCCCGGACGCCGTGGTGTTCGCAACCGGCGCCCACGACCGCACGCTGCCGTTCCCCGGCTGGGAGCTGCCCGGCGTCTTCACCGCCGGAGCGGCCCAGGCCTTCGCCAAGGGGGAGCGGGTCGCCGTCGGCCAACGCGTCGTCGTCGCCGGGGCCGGCCCATTCCTGCTGCCGGTCGCCGCCTCCCTCGCCCAGACGGGCGCGAAGGTCCTCGGCGTCTACGAGGCGAGCCGCACCTCGGCCCTGCTGCGTGGCTGGCTACCGAAGCCGTGGCAGCTGCTCGCGTCGGCGAAGAAGGGCGGCGAGCTGGCCGGCTACGTCGGCAGCCACGTCAGAAACCGGATCCCGTACCGGCTCGGCCGTGCGGTCATCGCCGCGCACGGCAACGAGCGGGTCGAGGCGGTCACGATCGCCGCGCTCGACGCCGACTGGGCGCCGATCGCCGGGACCGAGCGCCGGATCGCGGCCGACGCCGTCTGCGTGAGCCACGGCTTCACGCCGCGGCTCGAACTGCCGATCGCCGCCGGGTGTCGGATCACCGGCGACGGCTTCGTCGAGGTCGACACCGCGCAGCGTTCCAACGTGCCAGGCGTGTACGCGGCCGGCGAGATCACCGGCATCGGGGGAGCAGACGCCGCGCTCGCCGAGGGCGGTGTCGCAGGCCACTGCGCGGCCGGCGGCGACGCACGCGACCCCGAGCTGCGCGGCACCGTGCGTGCCCGAGACAACGCAGGCGGCTTCGCCGCGCGGATCGAGGCGGCACACGGCATCCGCCCTGGCTGGCCGGCCTGGCTCGGCGACGACACGATCGTCTGCCGTTGCGAGGAGGTGCCGTACGGGCGGCTGCGTGACATCGCCGACCACACCTGCTCGAGCGGCCTGCGCTCCCTGAAACTCAGCACCAGGGCCGGCCTCGGCATCTGCCAGGGCCGGGTCTGTGGCCGCACGGTCGAGCAGCTGCTCGGAACGGCCGGCGGAGCGGAGGCGGTCAGCAGCGACCGCCGCCCCATCGCAGCGCCCGTGCGCATCGGCGAACTCGCCGCAACACTTTCACCGCAAGAACCCACCGAACACGTCCAAGGAAAGGACACCAATGTCTGAGAAGAAGTTCGACCTCGGCGGCGTCGTCGTCGCAACAACCCT encodes:
- a CDS encoding NAD(P)/FAD-dependent oxidoreductase; the protein is MTSVLVIGAGPAGLAAATAARARGAAVILLDAADALGGQYWRHLPAERPAADERILHHGWSRFTALRDGLEADAGCEIITGAQVWAIEAGADAAPTVHALIGPSDGGRRRGRSFTPDAVVFATGAHDRTLPFPGWELPGVFTAGAAQAFAKGERVAVGQRVVVAGAGPFLLPVAASLAQTGAKVLGVYEASRTSALLRGWLPKPWQLLASAKKGGELAGYVGSHVRNRIPYRLGRAVIAAHGNERVEAVTIAALDADWAPIAGTERRIAADAVCVSHGFTPRLELPIAAGCRITGDGFVEVDTAQRSNVPGVYAAGEITGIGGADAALAEGGVAGHCAAGGDARDPELRGTVRARDNAGGFAARIEAAHGIRPGWPAWLGDDTIVCRCEEVPYGRLRDIADHTCSSGLRSLKLSTRAGLGICQGRVCGRTVEQLLGTAGGAEAVSSDRRPIAAPVRIGELAATLSPQEPTEHVQGKDTNV
- a CDS encoding (2Fe-2S)-binding protein — protein: MAARLLPFGDDRARPHQPSPIEITVDGVVAAGVAGQSIAGVLLASGRLDWRRTSSAGAPRGLFCGIGVCFDCIVTVNGDRDVRACMRRAADGDEVLSQHDTLPEVTA